One part of the bacterium genome encodes these proteins:
- a CDS encoding class I SAM-dependent methyltransferase has product MRETVKEFVGLVAGAVALPPPIHEFGALQVPGQEQFADLRGFFPGQTYVGSDVCAGPGVDVLLDLHALDLPDGSVGTAILCDTLEHVQRPWQALAEVHRVLAPGGVVLMTSTMNFRVHNYPADYWRYTPQAFEFLLEPFGTRLVTWAGEDAFPHLVAGVGWKTPVPKDEVERLRGALEPWRRRWFYPAGPGAAQSLKRFIPPVLLSWLRRVRGYPPPPSAMPWG; this is encoded by the coding sequence ATGCGTGAGACGGTCAAGGAGTTCGTCGGCCTGGTCGCCGGCGCCGTGGCGCTGCCGCCGCCGATCCACGAGTTCGGCGCCCTGCAGGTGCCCGGGCAAGAGCAGTTCGCCGACCTGCGCGGGTTCTTCCCGGGGCAGACCTACGTGGGCTCGGATGTGTGCGCCGGGCCCGGCGTGGACGTGCTGCTGGACCTGCACGCCCTGGACCTGCCCGACGGCTCCGTCGGCACGGCCATCCTGTGCGACACGCTCGAGCACGTGCAGCGTCCCTGGCAGGCGCTGGCGGAGGTGCACCGGGTGCTGGCCCCCGGTGGGGTCGTGCTGATGACCTCGACGATGAACTTCCGGGTGCACAACTACCCGGCGGACTACTGGCGCTACACGCCGCAGGCCTTCGAGTTCCTGCTGGAGCCCTTCGGGACGCGGCTGGTGACGTGGGCCGGTGAGGACGCCTTCCCGCACCTGGTGGCGGGGGTGGGCTGGAAGACACCCGTCCCGAAGGACGAGGTGGAGCGTCTGCGGGGGGCGCTGGAGCCCTGGCGGCGGCGCTGGTTCTACCCGGCCGGCCCGGGCGCGGCGCAGTCGCTGAAACGGTTCATACCGCCGGTGCTGCTGTCCTGGCTACGACGCGTCCGCGGCTACCCCCCGCCC
- a CDS encoding DegT/DnrJ/EryC1/StrS family aminotransferase, translated as MPTQSQLALDGGRPAKTTPYGAGPKHLPQEKEAVCAVLDRGTLPFARGPEVMALREKWAAMYGAKHCITTSSGTAAIHTAIGALGLGRGDEIITSPITDMGTLIAIMAQNAVPVFADVDPWSRNMTPASIEKMITPRTRCILVVHLAGNPVDMPAVMKIARKHKLSVVEDLAQSYLCSLGDRLCGTFGDFGCFSLNDSKHMAAGDGGMLITNSDKLADLADLFADKCYDRTGGGRSPFMVGYNYRLNIMAAAVAVQQAKRIKKITDTRHARGTKLTELLSGVPGVIPHRVLPQAHCTYWFYLVGLDREVIQCDTATFARALQAEGVGCWLDNRNVLDWPLFAERRTDPWACSFSCPLYQGKVDYTPANYPGVQQAMKSQVRLQLNEWWTARDVQETARAIRKVAEHYAG; from the coding sequence ATGCCTACCCAGTCCCAGCTCGCTCTCGACGGCGGCCGGCCGGCCAAGACGACACCCTATGGCGCCGGGCCCAAGCACCTCCCGCAGGAGAAGGAGGCCGTCTGCGCCGTCCTGGACCGTGGCACGCTGCCCTTCGCGCGCGGGCCGGAGGTCATGGCCCTGCGCGAGAAATGGGCGGCGATGTACGGCGCCAAGCACTGCATCACCACCTCCAGTGGCACCGCCGCCATCCACACGGCCATCGGCGCCCTGGGCCTGGGCCGGGGCGATGAGATCATCACCAGCCCCATCACCGACATGGGCACGCTCATCGCCATCATGGCCCAGAACGCGGTGCCCGTGTTCGCCGATGTGGACCCATGGTCGCGCAACATGACCCCGGCGAGCATCGAGAAGATGATCACCCCGCGCACCCGGTGCATACTGGTGGTCCATCTCGCCGGCAACCCGGTGGACATGCCCGCCGTGATGAAGATCGCCCGCAAGCACAAGCTGAGCGTGGTCGAGGACCTGGCCCAGAGCTACCTGTGCTCCCTCGGCGACCGGCTCTGCGGCACCTTCGGCGACTTCGGGTGCTTCTCGCTCAACGACAGCAAGCACATGGCCGCCGGCGATGGCGGCATGCTCATCACCAACAGCGACAAGCTGGCGGACCTGGCCGACCTGTTCGCCGACAAGTGCTACGACCGCACCGGCGGGGGCCGCAGTCCCTTCATGGTCGGCTACAACTACCGCCTCAACATCATGGCCGCTGCCGTGGCCGTGCAGCAGGCCAAGCGCATCAAAAAGATCACCGACACGCGCCACGCGCGTGGCACGAAACTGACGGAGCTGTTGTCCGGCGTGCCGGGTGTCATCCCCCACAGGGTCCTGCCGCAGGCCCACTGCACCTACTGGTTCTACCTGGTCGGCCTGGACCGGGAGGTCATCCAGTGCGACACGGCGACCTTCGCCCGGGCGCTGCAGGCCGAGGGCGTCGGCTGCTGGCTGGACAACCGCAACGTGCTGGACTGGCCCCTGTTTGCCGAGCGCCGCACCGACCCGTGGGCCTGCTCGTTCTCGTGCCCGCTGTACCAGGGCAAGGTGGACTACACCCCGGCCAACTACCCGGGCGTGCAGCAGGCCATGAAGTCCCAGGTGCGCCTGCAGCTCAACGAGTGGTGGACCGCCCGGGACGTGCAGGAGACGGCCAGGGCGATACGGAAGGTGGCCGAGCACTACGCGGGTTGA
- a CDS encoding glycosyltransferase family 39 protein, producing MDTTRRTQLALGAIWLLALALNLTCAVLRPGGSPDTERYDRIGWNLALGNGYSASLQPPHQPDVFRAPGYPAFLAAAYRVVGHDLRAVRLLQAFLLSFIVPLTYFVARAAFDRPTALLSALLAALYPYFWVYSAAVLSDGLAALLTAGAMALLVLSLEGRAGWALIAGIGLGILSLFKPAMLLFPIVAAAIYAVRDRWSPPVVVVTAGVLRGRGVWMARAVACLAGAMLIVCPWTARNYRVTGRLLPVASGGGLMLYAGAVAGATDYDLNEFHQRVELGDWRIQAEQHETDPFRVLALDDQMKADGLRLIAAHPLGYVRHTVTAAFRVWISAWVWRDGRWALSWPHALLSGGLLVGALAGLIVQRRRWREVLIPLTLVLYISLAHAPFTTEARQSLPGRIGLMMFASALVVDGLRRLRRRTRPLPEPGDETAQEPPERPTSPMGASTRSCYTACDMPLPSAARRHAVGALAREGARGT from the coding sequence ATGGACACCACACGGCGCACACAACTGGCCCTCGGCGCAATCTGGCTTCTGGCCCTGGCTCTGAACCTGACGTGCGCGGTGCTGCGCCCCGGCGGCAGCCCGGATACCGAGCGCTATGACCGCATCGGCTGGAACCTCGCTCTGGGAAATGGGTACTCCGCCAGCCTCCAGCCCCCCCACCAACCCGACGTCTTCCGCGCGCCGGGCTACCCGGCGTTCCTGGCCGCAGCCTACCGCGTGGTCGGGCATGACCTGCGGGCGGTGCGACTGCTCCAGGCGTTCCTGCTCAGCTTCATCGTGCCCCTGACATACTTCGTGGCCCGGGCGGCCTTCGACCGGCCGACGGCGCTGCTGAGCGCCCTCCTGGCGGCGCTGTACCCGTACTTCTGGGTCTACTCGGCGGCGGTGCTGTCGGACGGCCTGGCGGCCCTGCTGACGGCCGGGGCGATGGCCCTGCTCGTCCTCAGCCTCGAGGGGCGCGCCGGCTGGGCGTTGATCGCCGGGATTGGGTTGGGCATCCTGAGCCTGTTCAAGCCGGCCATGCTCCTGTTCCCGATCGTCGCAGCAGCGATCTACGCGGTGCGGGATCGTTGGTCACCGCCAGTGGTTGTTGTCACAGCCGGTGTCCTGCGGGGCCGGGGGGTCTGGATGGCGCGGGCGGTGGCGTGCCTGGCCGGGGCGATGCTCATCGTCTGCCCGTGGACGGCGCGCAACTACCGCGTCACGGGGCGGCTGCTGCCGGTGGCTTCAGGCGGGGGGCTGATGCTGTATGCGGGGGCCGTCGCGGGCGCCACAGACTATGACCTCAACGAGTTCCACCAGCGCGTCGAGCTGGGCGACTGGCGGATCCAGGCCGAGCAGCACGAGACCGATCCCTTCCGTGTGCTGGCCCTCGATGACCAGATGAAGGCGGACGGGCTGCGACTGATCGCGGCCCACCCGCTCGGCTACGTGCGCCACACAGTCACGGCGGCGTTCCGGGTGTGGATCAGCGCCTGGGTGTGGCGCGACGGTCGCTGGGCCCTGTCCTGGCCGCACGCACTACTCTCGGGCGGACTGCTGGTGGGAGCCCTGGCCGGGCTGATCGTGCAGCGGCGGCGCTGGCGTGAAGTGCTCATCCCCCTGACACTGGTCCTGTACATCTCCCTGGCCCACGCGCCGTTCACCACGGAAGCGCGGCAGAGCCTGCCGGGGCGCATCGGCCTCATGATGTTCGCTTCCGCCCTGGTCGTGGACGGCCTGCGCCGCCTACGCCGTCGCACCCGGCCCCTGCCGGAACCGGGTGATGAGACCGCACAGGAGCCCCCGGAGCGCCCCACATCACCTATGGGCGCGTCCACCCGTTCGTGCTATACTGCCTGTGATATGCCACTCCCCAGCGCTGCACGTCGCCATGCCGTCGGCGCGCTCGCCCGTGAGGGGGCGAGAGGCACATGA